A part of Melittangium boletus DSM 14713 genomic DNA contains:
- a CDS encoding gluconeogenesis factor YvcK family protein, which yields MIESDSFLDETWDTRVESGRQPGEHNGLRQELEVRPTRIVALGGGTGLPMVLKGLARRATPKVGEPGLDITAVVAMSDDGGSSGRLRRTRGVLPPGDVRNCLVALAEGKGPLSEVFQYRFAGKKGLAGHAVGNLLIAALAELKGDFMEAVRVSGTLLGAKGKVLPSTLAPVQLVARMEDSTEVVGESNICRARGRIRRVMLSPCAPPPVDGLLESIRTADMVVIGPGSLYSSVLPNLLVDGVAQALRETRALKVMVGNLMTQPGETDGMDGVDHVRAVIEHAGPVLDAVLLNGTQPSEEAVRRYARKGSVPVKTDRRALIDLGVVPVEADLIKDGPRIRHDSRKVTRCLLKMARTGL from the coding sequence ATGATCGAGTCGGATTCGTTTCTCGACGAGACGTGGGACACGCGGGTGGAGTCGGGGCGCCAGCCGGGCGAGCACAACGGGCTGCGCCAGGAGCTGGAGGTCCGGCCCACGCGCATCGTGGCGCTGGGGGGCGGCACGGGACTGCCCATGGTGCTCAAGGGCCTGGCCCGGCGCGCGACGCCGAAGGTGGGCGAGCCGGGGTTGGACATCACCGCCGTGGTGGCCATGAGCGATGACGGGGGCTCGTCCGGCCGGTTGCGGCGCACGCGGGGCGTGTTGCCTCCCGGGGATGTGCGCAACTGCCTGGTGGCGCTCGCCGAGGGCAAGGGGCCGCTGAGCGAGGTGTTCCAGTACCGTTTCGCGGGCAAGAAGGGGCTCGCGGGCCACGCGGTGGGCAACCTGCTCATCGCCGCGCTCGCCGAGCTCAAGGGCGACTTCATGGAGGCGGTGCGCGTGTCGGGCACGCTCCTGGGCGCCAAGGGCAAGGTGCTGCCGAGCACCCTGGCGCCCGTGCAGCTCGTGGCGCGGATGGAGGACTCCACCGAGGTGGTGGGGGAGAGCAACATCTGCCGTGCTCGTGGCCGCATCCGCCGGGTGATGCTCAGCCCCTGTGCGCCGCCGCCCGTGGACGGGCTGCTCGAGTCCATCCGCACCGCCGACATGGTCGTCATCGGGCCGGGCTCGCTCTACTCGAGCGTCCTGCCCAACCTGCTGGTGGACGGCGTGGCCCAGGCCCTGCGCGAGACGCGGGCGCTCAAGGTCATGGTGGGCAACCTCATGACCCAGCCGGGAGAGACGGACGGCATGGACGGGGTGGATCACGTGCGCGCCGTCATCGAGCACGCGGGCCCGGTGCTCGACGCCGTGCTGCTCAACGGCACCCAGCCGTCCGAGGAGGCCGTGCGCCGCTACGCTCGCAAGGGCTCGGTGCCGGTGAAGACGGACCGGCGCGCCTTGATCGACCTGGGCGTCGTTCCCGTGGAAGCGGATCTGATCAAGGACGGGCCGCGTATCCGGCATGACAGCCGCAAGGTGACGCGCTGTCTGCTGAAGATGGCGCGCACCGGACTGTAG
- a CDS encoding GNAT family N-acetyltransferase: protein MEARQLSPAPRVVEVTDRSTFMALEPEWNALVEATADEPFYRHEFFRIWVDDFAPEARLRVLTLRDAEGRLSAVLPLMAERTSLYGVPVRQLAATANPHSCRFDLIAREPEEASAVFLSHLRADKSWDLLKLTDVPEGGAGWSLYTAAQGAGLPVGTWESLQSPYIPLAASWEAFQAGLPSKFKANCRRRRRKLEEKGQVTVERVEGGLELEAKLEEGFALEASGWKGQRGTAMSQDARTRGFYSELARDAAYKGRLALYYLRLDGRAVAFQYALEYGGRYFLLKPGYDESLGDCSPGQLLMEDVLRDCMGRGLREFDFLGPDMVWKRDWTDKVRRHTWLYVFNDTTFGRALCAAKFRWAPAAREVMARWKR from the coding sequence ATGGAAGCCAGACAGCTCTCCCCCGCGCCTCGTGTTGTCGAGGTGACGGATCGAAGCACCTTCATGGCCTTGGAGCCGGAGTGGAATGCCCTCGTGGAGGCCACGGCCGACGAGCCCTTCTACCGGCATGAGTTCTTCCGCATCTGGGTGGATGATTTCGCCCCCGAGGCCCGGTTGCGCGTGCTGACGCTGCGCGACGCGGAGGGGCGGCTGAGCGCGGTGCTGCCGCTGATGGCCGAGCGGACCTCGCTGTATGGCGTCCCCGTGCGCCAGCTCGCCGCCACGGCCAACCCGCACTCGTGCCGTTTCGATCTGATCGCCCGCGAGCCGGAGGAGGCCTCGGCCGTGTTCCTCTCGCACCTGCGGGCGGACAAGAGCTGGGACCTGCTCAAGCTCACCGACGTGCCCGAGGGCGGCGCGGGCTGGAGCCTGTACACCGCGGCCCAGGGCGCGGGCCTTCCCGTGGGGACATGGGAATCCCTCCAGTCGCCCTACATCCCGCTGGCGGCCTCGTGGGAGGCCTTCCAGGCGGGCCTGCCGTCCAAGTTCAAGGCCAACTGCCGCCGCCGCCGCCGCAAGCTGGAGGAGAAGGGCCAGGTGACGGTGGAGCGCGTGGAGGGCGGGCTCGAGCTGGAGGCGAAGCTGGAGGAAGGCTTCGCGCTGGAGGCGAGCGGCTGGAAGGGCCAGCGGGGCACGGCCATGTCCCAGGACGCGCGCACGCGGGGCTTCTATTCGGAGCTGGCGCGCGACGCGGCGTACAAGGGTCGGCTGGCGCTCTACTACCTGCGGCTGGACGGGCGCGCGGTGGCCTTCCAGTACGCGCTCGAGTACGGCGGGCGCTACTTCCTGCTCAAGCCCGGCTACGACGAGTCCCTGGGGGATTGCAGCCCGGGTCAGCTCCTCATGGAAGACGTGCTGCGCGACTGCATGGGGCGCGGCCTGCGCGAGTTCGACTTCCTGGGGCCGGACATGGTGTGGAAGCGCGACTGGACGGACAAGGTGCGCCGCCACACTTGGCTCTACGTCTTCAATGACACGACATTCGGACGCGCGTTGTGCGCGGCCAAGTTCCGCTGGGCCCCGGCGGCCCGGGAGGTGATGGCGCGATGGAAACGGTGA
- a CDS encoding DegT/DnrJ/EryC1/StrS family aminotransferase has translation METVMRDKLFVPALPTLWPGMLLHRGPPSGFMPFSASNVRYFYFARNAIWTTVKMLGLDSGEVLMPAYHHGVEVEAVVDAGATPRFYRVGGRWDVDLEDVEKKIGPKTRALYLIHYAGFPGPVEEMRRIADKHGLPLIEDCALSLLSADGPVPLGTTGDIGIFCLYKTLPMPHGGALTVNGPRQYSLPEPPLPPSSSTFSHTVSSLLQNLELRGGSIGRGVRGLVRGLGKGAVKAADIERVATGTQHFDRRHVDLGMSPFAHRIAQAQDLEGVVERRRRNYFFLLGRLRDVSSPLFNQLPAGVCPLFYPLVVDNKEEVLERLRARGIEAIDFWKHFHPACDASAFPEVARSRRTIVEVPCHQDLTPEVMAEVATVVRGALTREPRNQKHAG, from the coding sequence ATGGAAACGGTGATGCGTGACAAGTTGTTCGTCCCCGCTCTGCCCACGTTGTGGCCGGGAATGCTCCTGCACCGGGGGCCGCCCAGTGGCTTCATGCCGTTCAGCGCCTCCAACGTGCGCTACTTCTACTTCGCCCGGAACGCCATCTGGACGACGGTGAAGATGCTGGGGTTGGACTCGGGCGAGGTGCTGATGCCCGCCTACCACCACGGCGTGGAAGTCGAGGCCGTGGTGGACGCGGGTGCCACGCCGCGCTTCTACCGCGTGGGCGGCCGCTGGGACGTGGACCTGGAGGACGTGGAGAAGAAGATCGGTCCGAAGACCCGGGCCCTCTACCTCATCCACTACGCGGGCTTTCCCGGCCCCGTCGAGGAGATGCGCCGCATCGCCGACAAGCACGGCCTGCCACTCATCGAGGACTGCGCCCTGTCGCTCTTGAGCGCGGACGGCCCCGTCCCGCTGGGGACCACCGGCGACATCGGCATCTTCTGCCTCTACAAGACGCTGCCCATGCCGCACGGCGGGGCGCTCACCGTCAACGGCCCCCGGCAGTACAGCCTGCCCGAGCCGCCCCTGCCTCCGTCCTCGTCCACGTTCAGCCACACCGTGTCCTCGCTCCTGCAGAACCTGGAGCTGCGAGGGGGCTCGATCGGCCGGGGCGTGCGTGGCCTGGTGCGTGGCCTGGGCAAGGGCGCGGTGAAGGCCGCGGACATCGAGCGCGTGGCCACGGGCACGCAGCACTTCGACCGGCGGCACGTGGACCTGGGCATGAGCCCGTTCGCCCACCGCATCGCCCAGGCGCAGGACCTGGAGGGCGTGGTCGAGCGGCGCCGGCGCAACTACTTCTTCCTGCTCGGCAGGCTGCGCGACGTGTCCTCGCCGCTCTTCAACCAGCTGCCCGCGGGCGTGTGCCCGCTCTTCTACCCCTTGGTGGTGGACAACAAGGAAGAAGTGCTCGAGCGGCTGCGGGCGCGGGGCATCGAGGCCATCGACTTCTGGAAGCACTTCCACCCCGCGTGTGACGCGTCCGCCTTCCCGGAGGTGGCGCGGTCGCGGCGCACCATCGTGGAGGTGCCGTGCCACCAGGATCTGACGCCCGAGGTCATGGCCGAGGTGGCCACCGTGGTGCGCGGCGCGCTGACGCGCGAGCCGCGAAATCAGAAGCACGCGGGTTGA
- a CDS encoding GNAT family N-acetyltransferase — protein MIREAELTRTPSPSRWLEVSTVRELSQLARLRGEWNALLDDSRAGPFNAWEWLYPWCRRIGSDRQPFVMLARDRGGSLTGLLPLGFEHHWVLGRTIRRLAFLGETHVGSDYLDVVARRGREEEVARTFARALWELRDQWDVLDLTDLREDSVTVRVLRETFEERRVATRLTERYVCPYETLAQGESFDDFLKRTSRRDNYLRRKKWLEKQEGYRIEKTEAPGALAAPLTDFFRLHASRWESDGGSQGIRGRGVEAFHRDATQLLAERGRLRFYTMKVGGQAVASVYGIVHGDTFIYFQSGYDPAWRNRSVGLVLVGETFRDALEAGLTEYDFLRGTESYKSDWTTKRRHTVSLRVLSPGGDGEWFVRREEGMRQVREVAKRLLPQDAVERVRRLRRRLSAVRG, from the coding sequence GTGATTCGCGAAGCGGAATTGACTCGGACGCCCAGCCCCTCGCGTTGGCTCGAGGTGAGCACCGTGAGGGAACTGTCCCAACTCGCGCGCCTGCGCGGCGAGTGGAACGCGCTGTTGGACGACAGCCGGGCGGGGCCCTTCAACGCGTGGGAATGGCTCTACCCGTGGTGCCGGCGCATCGGGTCCGACCGCCAGCCTTTCGTGATGCTGGCGCGCGATCGCGGCGGCTCGTTGACGGGGCTGCTGCCCCTGGGCTTCGAGCACCACTGGGTGTTGGGCCGGACCATCCGGCGGCTGGCCTTCCTGGGCGAGACGCACGTGGGGAGCGACTACCTGGACGTGGTGGCTCGGCGTGGCCGCGAGGAGGAGGTGGCACGCACCTTCGCCCGGGCTCTGTGGGAGTTGAGGGATCAGTGGGACGTGCTGGACCTGACGGACCTGCGCGAGGACTCGGTGACGGTGCGGGTGCTGCGCGAGACCTTCGAGGAGCGGCGCGTGGCCACGCGGCTGACCGAGCGCTACGTGTGCCCCTACGAGACGCTGGCCCAGGGCGAGTCTTTCGACGATTTCCTCAAGCGCACGAGCCGGAGGGACAACTACCTGCGCCGCAAGAAGTGGCTGGAGAAGCAGGAGGGCTACCGCATCGAGAAGACGGAGGCGCCGGGTGCGCTGGCCGCGCCCCTGACGGACTTCTTCCGGCTGCACGCGTCGCGGTGGGAGTCGGATGGGGGCTCGCAGGGCATTCGCGGCCGGGGCGTCGAGGCGTTCCACCGGGATGCCACGCAACTGCTCGCCGAGCGGGGGCGGCTGCGTTTCTACACGATGAAGGTGGGCGGCCAGGCGGTGGCCTCGGTGTACGGCATCGTCCACGGTGACACGTTCATCTACTTCCAATCCGGCTATGACCCGGCCTGGCGCAACCGCAGCGTGGGGCTGGTGCTCGTGGGAGAAACGTTCCGAGACGCGCTCGAGGCCGGGCTCACCGAGTACGACTTCCTGCGGGGGACGGAGTCCTACAAGTCCGACTGGACCACGAAGCGGCGGCACACCGTGTCCCTGCGGGTGCTCTCGCCCGGCGGGGATGGGGAGTGGTTCGTCCGGAGGGAGGAGGGGATGCGCCAGGTGCGCGAGGTGGCCAAGCGCCTGCTTCCTCAGGACGCGGTGGAGCGCGTGCGCCGGTTGCGGCGCCGGCTGTCCGCGGTCCGGGGGTAG
- a CDS encoding O-methyltransferase, whose translation MAVLDAYHERMREEDGRRQEAPRTGGPADWRDQVLLAVGPDTGKLLNILARSLRAPNMLEIGTSYGYSGIWLAEAAQATGGRLTTLELQDYKTAYAREMAEKAGLADRIDFKVGDALQLIAELPSGIDFVLLDLWKDLYEPCLEAFYPKLNPGAIIVADNMLRPGGEEVKRYGRAVRAKPGMTSILLPVGSGLEISRFEPA comes from the coding sequence ATGGCGGTGCTCGACGCCTATCACGAGCGCATGCGCGAAGAAGACGGACGCCGGCAGGAGGCGCCGCGAACGGGCGGCCCCGCGGATTGGCGCGATCAAGTCCTGCTCGCCGTCGGACCGGACACGGGCAAGCTGCTCAACATCCTCGCGCGGAGCTTGCGCGCACCCAACATGCTGGAGATCGGCACGTCCTACGGCTACTCCGGGATATGGCTGGCGGAAGCCGCGCAGGCGACAGGCGGTCGACTGACCACCCTGGAGTTACAGGACTACAAAACGGCCTATGCGCGCGAGATGGCGGAGAAGGCGGGTCTGGCCGACCGCATCGACTTCAAGGTGGGCGACGCGCTTCAGCTGATCGCCGAGCTGCCGTCTGGAATCGACTTCGTGCTCCTCGATCTCTGGAAGGACCTCTACGAGCCGTGCCTCGAGGCCTTCTATCCCAAGCTCAATCCAGGAGCGATCATCGTCGCCGACAACATGCTCCGGCCCGGCGGCGAAGAGGTGAAACGCTATGGCAGGGCCGTGCGCGCGAAGCCCGGAATGACCAGCATCCTGCTCCCCGTGGGCAGTGGCTTGGAGATCAGCCGGTTCGAGCCGGCCTGA
- a CDS encoding pyridoxamine 5'-phosphate oxidase family protein, giving the protein MTTPPPSERSTLRRLPQRASYEEAVVHSILDEGIVAHVGVAVDGQPYVLPMVYGRVERDLYLHGASVSRLARQLALGVPVCVTVTLLDGLVLARSAFHHSVNYRSVVVLGTAVLVTDEAEKTRALEAITDHLLHGRWAEVRPPNAQEMKATSVLRLPLVETSAKVRTGPPRDDTEDLALDCWAGVLPLQLVARPPENAPELREGIPPPAYLPKTRAGQ; this is encoded by the coding sequence ATGACCACCCCCCCTCCGAGTGAACGCAGCACCCTCCGCCGCCTCCCGCAGCGCGCCTCCTACGAGGAGGCCGTCGTCCATTCCATCCTCGACGAGGGGATCGTCGCCCATGTCGGGGTGGCGGTGGACGGCCAGCCATACGTCCTTCCCATGGTGTACGGGCGTGTCGAGCGCGACCTGTATCTCCACGGCGCCTCGGTGAGCCGGCTCGCCCGGCAGCTCGCCCTGGGCGTGCCCGTGTGCGTCACGGTGACCCTGCTGGACGGGCTCGTCCTGGCTCGCTCCGCCTTCCACCACAGTGTGAACTACCGCTCCGTGGTGGTGCTGGGCACGGCGGTGCTGGTGACGGACGAGGCGGAGAAGACCCGGGCGTTGGAGGCGATCACGGATCACCTCCTACACGGGCGCTGGGCCGAGGTACGTCCTCCGAATGCGCAGGAGATGAAGGCGACGTCCGTGCTCCGGCTGCCGTTGGTGGAGACCTCGGCGAAGGTGCGCACCGGGCCTCCTCGCGACGACACGGAAGACCTGGCGTTGGACTGCTGGGCGGGAGTGCTTCCGCTCCAGCTCGTGGCGCGTCCACCCGAGAACGCACCGGAGTTGCGCGAGGGCATCCCTCCCCCCGCCTATCTCCCGAAGACTCGTGCGGGGCAATGA
- a CDS encoding PLP-dependent aminotransferase family protein, which yields MKGWDLTLDLRAPSPTPLFVRIARALEGDIRRGRLPPGAPLPGSRTLAESLGVHRNTVLAAYRELETQGWIVTSAARATYVSPTLPDVPAHPSAGVPRETLPTQVGFALPTTPSRRVRLEPSRHTLVLAGGVPDVRLVPSALLARAYRRALKLEGRRLLDYGDARGHPRLRAALAGMLSSVRGLAVGADDLLITRGSQGAVDLVARTLVTPGETVAVEGLGYRPAWHALQLAGARLAPLPVDGEGLRVDALEALSRRTPVRAVYLTPHHHYPTTVTLSPARRLALLAWAREHRVALIEDDYDHEFHYEGRPVLPLASADRDGLVLYVGTLSKVLAPSLRLGFLAAPRPFLEHALGVREAVDRQGDSALEAAVAELLEEGEVQRHVRKMRGIYQERRDALVEALGKTLAGALSVSPPAGGMALWAHCAPEVDADAWAQAGLGEGVGFSPGSVYSFDNRPVPAVRLGFAALKESELTEAVRRMARALPGR from the coding sequence ATGAAGGGCTGGGACCTGACGCTCGACCTCCGCGCTCCATCGCCGACGCCCCTCTTTGTCCGCATCGCCCGCGCGCTCGAGGGGGACATCCGCCGCGGTCGCCTCCCGCCCGGCGCTCCACTGCCGGGAAGCCGTACCCTCGCGGAGTCCCTGGGGGTGCATCGCAACACGGTGCTCGCCGCCTACCGCGAGTTGGAGACGCAGGGGTGGATCGTCACCTCGGCGGCACGGGCCACCTACGTCTCGCCCACACTGCCGGACGTGCCCGCCCACCCCAGCGCCGGAGTCCCCCGGGAGACCTTGCCCACGCAGGTGGGCTTCGCGCTCCCGACCACGCCCTCGCGCCGCGTGCGCCTCGAGCCGTCACGCCACACGCTCGTCTTGGCGGGTGGCGTCCCCGACGTCCGGCTCGTCCCCTCGGCCCTCCTCGCCCGGGCCTACCGCCGGGCGCTGAAGCTGGAGGGCAGGAGGCTGCTCGACTACGGCGATGCCCGTGGCCACCCGCGCCTGCGCGCCGCGCTCGCCGGGATGCTCTCTTCCGTGCGTGGGCTCGCCGTGGGCGCGGACGATCTGCTCATCACCCGGGGCAGCCAGGGGGCGGTGGATCTGGTGGCGCGCACCCTGGTGACGCCCGGGGAGACGGTGGCGGTGGAGGGACTGGGATACCGTCCCGCCTGGCATGCGCTCCAGCTCGCCGGGGCCCGCCTCGCGCCCCTCCCGGTGGACGGGGAGGGCCTGCGAGTGGATGCGCTCGAGGCCCTTTCCCGGCGTACGCCGGTGCGCGCGGTGTACCTCACCCCCCATCACCATTACCCCACCACCGTGACGCTCTCCCCGGCACGGCGACTCGCGCTGCTGGCCTGGGCCCGCGAGCACCGCGTGGCCCTCATCGAGGACGACTACGATCACGAGTTCCACTACGAGGGCCGCCCCGTCCTGCCGCTCGCGAGCGCGGACCGGGACGGGCTGGTGCTGTACGTGGGCACGCTGTCCAAGGTGCTGGCGCCGAGCCTGCGCCTGGGATTCCTGGCCGCGCCGCGCCCCTTCCTGGAGCATGCGCTGGGAGTGCGCGAGGCGGTGGACCGGCAGGGGGATAGCGCCTTGGAGGCCGCGGTGGCCGAGCTGCTGGAGGAAGGGGAGGTGCAGCGTCACGTACGCAAGATGCGTGGCATCTACCAGGAGCGGCGCGATGCCCTGGTGGAAGCGCTGGGGAAGACCCTGGCGGGGGCGCTCTCCGTTTCGCCTCCCGCCGGGGGAATGGCCCTGTGGGCACATTGTGCGCCGGAGGTGGACGCGGACGCCTGGGCCCAGGCGGGGCTCGGGGAGGGCGTGGGCTTCAGTCCGGGGAGTGTCTACAGCTTCGACAATCGCCCCGTCCCCGCCGTGCGGCTCGGCTTCGCCGCCCTGAAGGAGTCCGAGCTCACCGAGGCGGTGCGCCGCATGGCGCGCGCGCTCCCGGGGCGTTGA
- a CDS encoding DUF5953 family protein, giving the protein MPATQENEIAIIVYAPAITSNDGRPLAVVHGMERALPGLRLEWTISSEGKRIPVPQREAFLARGRPNGRGFPLLRNGDDDFRVTVTGLELPAGSSPGGQAQLDIHAVLPLTVDGIAAAAAVLEAIAEGARAFWGHATPFRAGVDIVRQTKNRPDDLEPPPRGLPVLKSPSAMRSPEIPHRLGWLNYWSAAAARAIGFPDPARDAELLSRARRTATDGWVVQLTEAPLDLDNPAHLDALKRAYARFPEIGGRSSTP; this is encoded by the coding sequence ATGCCAGCCACACAAGAAAATGAAATTGCCATTATCGTCTATGCACCTGCAATCACGAGCAACGATGGCCGCCCTTTGGCTGTTGTTCATGGAATGGAGCGCGCGCTCCCTGGCTTGCGCCTGGAGTGGACGATTTCTAGCGAGGGGAAGCGCATCCCAGTACCGCAGCGCGAGGCATTTCTCGCCCGAGGGAGGCCAAACGGGCGTGGGTTTCCGCTCCTCCGCAACGGGGATGATGACTTCCGGGTCACGGTGACTGGATTGGAACTACCGGCGGGCAGCTCGCCGGGTGGTCAAGCCCAGCTTGATATTCATGCGGTGTTGCCTCTGACCGTGGACGGCATCGCGGCAGCAGCGGCGGTGCTGGAGGCCATAGCGGAGGGTGCTCGCGCGTTCTGGGGACACGCAACACCCTTCAGAGCAGGGGTGGATATCGTCCGCCAGACGAAGAATCGGCCAGACGACCTGGAGCCGCCTCCCCGAGGGCTACCGGTGCTCAAGTCCCCTAGTGCCATGCGCTCGCCTGAGATTCCGCATCGCCTCGGGTGGCTGAACTACTGGTCCGCCGCCGCCGCACGAGCCATCGGCTTTCCGGACCCCGCCCGGGATGCGGAGTTGCTTTCGCGCGCACGGCGTACCGCGACGGACGGGTGGGTCGTGCAACTTACCGAGGCGCCGCTTGACCTCGACAACCCCGCCCACCTGGACGCGCTCAAACGGGCCTACGCGCGCTTCCCGGAGATCGGCGGGCGCTCCTCCACCCCTTGA
- a CDS encoding DUF6310 domain-containing protein — protein sequence MRLPACISLLLLVSACATSAPSPREPAARNPRLANLQRAATLPWTDGGRCAVREASEPWPVLAERCFHALDHDRIEFHDITARCAVASAGAAAVGVGLCVLAAPEIIMGTVIVAGVVVVGFAINEALDAYELSGRRPEARPAPETRPVPETAPAPQKPSPKKRPKPEPKGPDFPPLEPPETSERDRSRCEPIPVPYHLGGNKLHNKCADRIPNNSFPGGDVFVNGKNFDALQLATRTLWEIKTDNFDTYPPDLREIVVESQVEKLRHERALALACEFNFGVGVLSPAHKLALELADPELKGLIEVMEWC from the coding sequence CTGCGTCTCCCAGCGTGCATCTCGCTTCTGCTCCTTGTCTCGGCCTGCGCTACGTCAGCTCCGAGCCCAAGGGAGCCAGCGGCCCGTAACCCGAGGCTCGCCAATCTCCAGCGAGCGGCGACGCTGCCCTGGACGGATGGGGGACGGTGTGCCGTCCGTGAAGCTTCCGAGCCCTGGCCCGTGCTGGCGGAGCGGTGCTTTCATGCCCTCGACCATGATCGGATCGAGTTTCACGACATCACGGCACGATGCGCGGTGGCCTCTGCCGGTGCCGCTGCCGTGGGCGTCGGACTCTGTGTCTTGGCGGCGCCGGAGATCATCATGGGAACGGTCATCGTCGCGGGCGTGGTGGTGGTGGGATTCGCCATCAACGAGGCCCTGGATGCGTATGAACTGAGTGGGCGCCGACCCGAGGCAAGGCCCGCGCCTGAAACGCGGCCCGTGCCTGAAACAGCGCCCGCCCCTCAGAAACCCTCGCCGAAAAAAAGGCCCAAGCCGGAGCCTAAAGGACCGGATTTCCCTCCTCTGGAGCCACCCGAGACCTCGGAGCGAGACCGCAGCAGGTGCGAGCCCATCCCAGTGCCGTACCACCTTGGCGGTAATAAACTGCACAACAAGTGCGCCGACAGAATTCCGAACAACAGTTTCCCCGGCGGGGATGTGTTCGTGAATGGGAAGAACTTCGACGCACTGCAATTGGCTACGCGCACGCTCTGGGAGATCAAGACCGACAATTTCGACACGTACCCGCCCGACCTTCGAGAAATCGTGGTCGAGAGTCAGGTGGAAAAGTTGCGGCATGAGCGCGCCCTCGCTCTTGCTTGTGAATTTAACTTCGGGGTCGGCGTGCTGAGCCCCGCGCACAAACTCGCGCTGGAACTCGCGGACCCAGAACTCAAGGGACTTATCGAAGTCATGGAGTGGTGCTGA
- a CDS encoding DUF2381 family protein — MRILQLLRCGLLLVLLASPALARDEAEKLTIRTLKVPAHPGQEASPIYVSWQVASVLRFEQDVDPAKTRLLAWEGRFEPLLVGRKKVVIEPLRDLDSGEALPLLVTLVDGTEFTFRVKPKSREDWGWIDYQVNVFKDTNSYNVILSSLYDSLNRERKLSEENERFKKEENSVDHALATLLANGEVKKTPFRRVKVVRPKNEDMDMVVELFAGPGKAAVVVTLTNTYYGGPWAFDGAYLTRDFTSYTARPFALRMDRNEIVPGQSGRIAVVVDKSAFEMEGGQLADLALQIFRGDGLLQVAVAMDHTLVRK; from the coding sequence ATGCGCATTCTCCAACTTCTCAGGTGTGGTCTGCTTCTCGTCCTGCTGGCCTCCCCGGCACTGGCCAGGGATGAGGCAGAAAAGCTCACGATTCGGACCCTCAAGGTGCCGGCCCATCCAGGCCAGGAGGCGTCGCCCATTTACGTTTCCTGGCAGGTGGCGAGCGTCCTCCGCTTCGAGCAGGACGTCGATCCGGCGAAGACAAGGCTCTTGGCGTGGGAGGGGCGGTTCGAGCCCCTGCTCGTGGGACGCAAGAAGGTGGTTATCGAGCCGCTGCGTGACCTCGACAGCGGCGAGGCGCTGCCCCTGCTGGTGACGCTCGTTGATGGGACGGAGTTCACGTTCCGTGTGAAGCCCAAGAGCCGTGAGGATTGGGGATGGATTGACTATCAGGTCAACGTGTTCAAGGACACCAACAGCTACAACGTGATCCTCTCGTCCCTCTATGACTCGCTCAACCGCGAGCGCAAGCTGAGCGAGGAGAACGAGCGGTTCAAGAAGGAAGAGAACTCCGTCGATCACGCGCTCGCAACGCTGCTCGCGAACGGCGAGGTGAAGAAGACGCCGTTTCGGCGCGTGAAGGTCGTCCGCCCGAAAAACGAAGACATGGACATGGTCGTCGAACTCTTCGCAGGACCCGGCAAAGCGGCAGTCGTAGTTACCCTGACGAACACCTACTATGGCGGGCCGTGGGCGTTCGACGGCGCCTACCTGACCCGCGACTTCACTAGCTACACGGCTCGACCCTTCGCGCTTCGCATGGACCGGAACGAGATCGTTCCCGGTCAGTCGGGAAGGATCGCAGTCGTTGTGGACAAGAGCGCCTTCGAAATGGAAGGCGGGCAGCTCGCCGATTTGGCCCTCCAGATCTTCCGTGGGGACGGTCTCCTACAGGTGGCCGTGGCGATGGATCACACGCTCGTTCGGAAGTAG
- a CDS encoding serine/threonine protein kinase encodes MPNVKALLLSSTALLTASSGCTTTGGVSLRPDGSPGPQECPEESKKAMRYMKLRVGDSALLDLDANQVGSRRVTLYDGSIESVLREEFGPLGVTSRLYGQVWTSGPQVVIRYYEAQAPDGDKVPICAVARLGDDQMRKRPESKPGTAILDSSVAAAFIVDAFR; translated from the coding sequence ATGCCCAACGTCAAAGCTCTCTTGCTCAGCTCTACCGCTCTGCTTACTGCCTCCTCCGGTTGCACCACGACCGGCGGAGTGTCGCTGCGCCCCGACGGCAGTCCGGGTCCGCAGGAGTGCCCAGAGGAATCAAAGAAGGCGATGCGCTACATGAAACTGCGCGTTGGGGATAGCGCGCTGCTCGATCTCGACGCGAACCAGGTCGGGAGTCGGCGCGTCACGCTCTACGACGGATCGATTGAGAGCGTCTTGAGAGAGGAGTTCGGTCCGCTCGGAGTGACGAGCCGCTTGTATGGGCAGGTCTGGACGAGCGGTCCTCAAGTGGTGATCCGGTACTACGAAGCGCAGGCACCGGACGGTGATAAAGTTCCCATCTGCGCGGTGGCGCGGCTCGGCGATGACCAAATGCGGAAGCGGCCCGAGTCGAAGCCGGGAACCGCCATCCTCGACAGCTCTGTCGCAGCGGCGTTCATTGTCGATGCGTTCCGGTAG